The sequence TTGTTTCTCCGTTATTGTAAGTATATCCGTTCTTTACCTCTGACCAGCAGTTGTGAAAAGAATCATATGTTTCTACACTGTTGATCCTTTGTATGCCATCAAAGCCACCGATCACCAATACTTTGCCATTCAGCACGGCCATTTTGTGTCTCCACCTTCCAACATTCAAATATTCAATTTGTATCCACTTGTTGATGGAAGAATTATACTTCCATACTTCATGCtgtgtttctttcccccctgcaaTGAATGGAAGGAAAACTGATGTCAGCCTTTCAGATTTTTTCTAAGGACTATTTCTGGTTACAACAAAATCATCATCACTCAGTATACCTCTCCTAGAGCATTTGGGTGTGACTAATGAGATCTTATTGGAATCCTGACAATTTTGTCATTAACTTTTCATAAATACACTTCTTCATCATTGCCTAGATAATGAACAGAAGTTCTTGTTAATGGAAAGCATTGGAGGACTTCAAACTAAGCCAAAATATGCAATTCCTGAGATATACTGCAACTATTTCTCCTGGCTCATTTATCTCTACAGAAAATGATCACAACTCTTACCTGATATATAAACTTCATTTCTTAAGGTAATACATGCAAACTCCACCCATCTTTTAGTCTCAGTCTCCGTTTCTTGTTCCATGTTGGGCAGTTTTGCCACTTCCAAACGGCTGCGCCTCAAGGGATCAAGGCAAGTAACTTCAGCTACAAATTTTTCATCCTTTGTGCATCCACCTATGATCATAAACACTTCTGACTGGAATTCGTGCATCCTAGGCTTTGTTCTTTCTGAAATTATCTACATAAAAGCAAAAATTAAAGGTACCCTTACACTTCAGCATTACCAGCAcaaaaatctaacttttctcccTGTACTGTAGCTCTGATCCCATCAAGCTCTGCTTATTTCATCCTTTCcagctattttttaaagaatcatgTTTTCAAAGAAATGTACCTATTTCAAAACATTTATCCATAGCACAGAGTTTCCTAGCTCTATCAACTTTTTAGAACAAAAACACAGtccatcacttttttaaaaaagtgttctgGAGACTACTGCTTTTTGCCTTGTGTAGAGGCAAATAATTGGTCCATCTTGTCAGGCACCATGAAGGGTTGAATGCAGAACATAGGGCCACCATCTCCAGAATGTGTGCCAGCTCAGCTGTCTGCTCATGAACAGAACTGCTGGCCCAATCTCTTCTGCACCATTACATCTTTAAGAAGCTCAGCTGGTGAGGTACACGTGCATGAAGGAATCCAGCAAAAGCCTCTGGGAGCAGCTGACTGAAAGTacaataaaagtacaataaaacctaGCCAGGAAGTATACTATAAAGCAGCTGCCTCCAACCTGGGCCATACAGGCTGAGGTAATGAAAAGAGGCGAAGATTTACCTGCAGCCACTACTGATGCTGCGGAAGAGCGGGTGGCAGGAACACATGTTGGGAGATGAGTCCTGGCAACATGTAGGGCAGGCACAGCAATGACACGGCATGCCCGCAGCATTGGAAAGGAGGGGTGTGCCCAgggtgccttaaaaggcaccacatgaGAGGGGCCCAATCCTCCAGTGCCAGACCTGCCACCAGAacatcttccctcccacccaccctgttacgTTGGTTAATATTGTTTATGTCTGAATGGCCACTGTCAAAtgtttgaattgcattttgtcacagctggcggttttagCATGGGacggagcctgtttggggggagttcggtctgcacATCAGACTCCCAAATTTAGGGATTTCCTTATGaagtggcaggtctgtgagcggggccaacccagcaggggaggcatggggctcacagtcccaggtagcctggggtgggaccaagggaggtgggCAACtgtccttggcaccccagggtttacagtgccAGTTGGCCTGGGATGGAGCCACCGAAAGTCTGCGCTTCCTCTTGGTACCCCAGGTGGACACCTCCCTACGGTGGGaatcctgtggcaagggaaccctTGTTACTGATGGAGGAACTGGGTGGTCCCCAGGACGGGATCCCAGTGGCAAGGAGACCCACATTCTCAGTGGGGAAACTGGGTGGGCCTCAGGTGTCTGGATGTCTGGTGTCTGGTGTCTGGAttcttgtggtcagccaactacaatcaggctccctctcccatgctgcgccaacactcctgtggagtaataataaagtcgcggccttgtttaagccaacagaaatgagTACatgcccaaggtgccctcctgcaagtcaatgtggTAATAGCACCAGATGATTCCCACCACTCAGAAATTTACTAGTCTGAAGTTACTAACTCTTTTACTCACCTCATTCCCTGAGAGGTGGTACATCCTGGCTTCTTGAAGCAATGGGAAAACATCAGGGCACTGTCTGATGAGTGGATCTGCCTCTACAGTCTCTACAAAATACCAAGGATCCAGAAGGGGCAAGCGGACACTCTCAAGGATATGGGGCAGGAAAGGAAGCCTTTCCAGCAATTTGTAACGGACCCAGTTTATAACTGTTTCAAACACTTCCGCTTCCTCTGTGACACAGAGGTCATCGCTCTTTAGCACATGGTATAGGACATCCAAGGGCAACTCTAAGAATTCGTCACAGTTCAGTACTTGAGGGAAATTCTGGATGATGTACTTCTTGACCTGCTGCTTCAAGTTATCCAGGGAATGAGCATCAGCCAGTCTTAAAATACCAACACAGTTTTCTGGATGGAGAGCGTCATTAAGGAAGTTCGAACAAGCTTCTACCATCCTCAAAAACTACAAACATAAGAAGAAACATGTCATATTACTATGCAAATGCTTCTATGTTAGTTAATGTATTCAGTGGTTCGTGAAGGAAACAGTGGCACTAGCTGAAGTGTTTAAAAACAGGATTGAATCATATCTTCATAGGTACCCAATGTGGTGTGCAGGAGAGACCATAACCTCTTTCCTTGAAACTTCCAATATCAATTAGTAGGGGATCCTGCAGACCAAGAAATGCTTTTCTATTAGATTCCTAGGATTGTAAGGACTACTTCTGTAGATAGCTCTTATGCCACAATAAGAGAAGCCCCAGGTTGTAGCCTGGTCTTTGAGAGAATGTCAATGAATATTCTGTATATGggttgtgctgctgctgctacttttAACCGACCTCCCATTTTATTCCTATTTTAattattgtacactgccctgagacagcttcttgggagggcagtataaaagtcaaataaataaatcaaataaataaataacagtacaAGTTAGGGCTTTTGTCTTCACAGATCAGATTGAAATGCAAATGCTTCTGCTGCTGGGGACTAAAACAGAAGTTGCTCTCTAAATGTTGATGAAGCACATCATATtgcatttattgttgttgttttaactgcACACATCCTCCGAATCTGATATATATAACAtggggggggaaataattaaaACTAAAAGGGAGAAGTGAAAAACTAGAAATGCCACTTTGAAAGCTTAAATAAATTTAAGTGCTTAGCAGAGTTGCCTGCTCAAACCCCTGTCCTGTTGACACATTTCAGGTGCTTACCAAAACTGAAAGTTTACAGGCTTGACTATAAACCATGGTTCCTGTTTTTAACGGCCAAATGTTTAGAGAAATGAAGCTCACCCATCAGTAGtctatatatatctttaacatCAGATGCATCAGTTCCACTGTAAACTTTCTCCTTTCTGCTCTTATTCATAATGACCCTGCTATAATTACCATGCAACCCTGTTGCATGAGAACTATTGGTTAATGGAAGTGATTATAGCAATTTTCTTGCTACAATTTGCTTACACTGTTGAACTTTCCTTAAAAACTATGAATGTTTGGAGAAAAGGTGGGAGTTTGATTGTATGGCACAAGCAGCTTGAGAAGGACCAGCTAGTGTGGTTACCAGTGCTTCATTATGACCATATCTACTTAGCCTATAAACACAAGACGTTTACAAAGATGTTATAAGTCTCAAGGGATCCTTGCTCCAATGATAGGGATTCCAATctttaggtggggcctggaaatctcctgaatTATAACTAGtcttcagaccacagagatcaaatTCCCCTGGAGCAAAATGGCTACTGAGGGTAGACTCTgtcacattatactccactgaggtctctcccttccccaaactctaccttTCACAGGTTTCACCTCAAATTTCTAAGAAtttccaacccaaagttggcacaCCTGTAGGAAATGCAGTTTTTCTGAATGTCCTgttggttagaagaagaagaagaagaagaagagttcgttcttatatgccgcttttccctacccgaaggaggctcaaagtggcttacagtcgccttcccattcctctccccacaacagacaccctgtggggtgggtgaggctgagagagccctgatatcactgctcggtcagaacagttttatcagtgctggggcgagcccaaggtcacccagctggctgcatgtgggggagcacagaatcgaacccggcataccagattagaagtccgcactcctaaccactacaccaaactggctctcttagcaaAAAGGgaagagaacattttttttccatatGGCCTTCTTCTCTGGAGGGAAAATATTCACATTCTGGAAATACAAGAAGGGTTTATTGCCTACCCTGGTTGTACTTTTGGGGCAGAATGCAGAGGAAAGTGGCTCTAGAACTTTTTCCTCTTAAGACTTTATTAGCAAATTATGTCCCCATAGTACATCCATTTATCACTGAAAGTCAGCTTTCTGTAAATAAAATGCATGCTGAATAAATACATACgcaaaaaaacccaagaaagCTATGCATTTTGCCATTGTGGTAGTGATTCTAACCCAAATCTATCTAACACAAGGGGGTGAGAATATCCAGTAGGTATCAGGAGATCTCCTATCAAAGCTAGCACCCCTGTTCAAACCATAGTTTTTGTTGTTCCAAATTTTCAAATAATATAGCTTAGTAAAAGAGCCACAGTGCTGTAGTTACTGAATTTGTAAAAAGAGAAGAGTGCATCAAGCTCTGGATATTTTAGTACTGTGATACATGATTTCTGACATCGCAAACAAAAACCATTGTGTAGGACCCTAGGATAAATTGGAATTTGGTTTAAGATAGAAATAACCTTGAAATattattttgcacagaaaaagtCTTTTCAAGTCATTACTAAGAtaaaaaatggtatttttaaaaaaatagatgagAACACCTGTTATTAGCCCTAAAATCTAAAAATGGCAATATGTTTTGGCATTCGATTGCTGGTCAGTTTGGCTCTGATTGCGCCTCTTCTAATATCTCACCCCAAATCTGGACTGACCATTATTGTGCTATCTTTAATGTTCCAGCCACAGCCCTAACTAAGAACTCAGATACAGTACCATCTAATATCCCCAGCTGGCCTCCGGTAAGTTCCAATGAAATCTTAGAGTTAATTGATGAATTAAAAGTATGAAAATcccctggaccagatggccttcctGCTGAGATCCTGAAAACTTTAtcttcctggtggtccctcccccttgccaaCCTGTTTACTCTCATAGATCATTTTGGAATAATTCCAGATTCATGGCTCAATTCAATcatcccaatttttttaaaaggtaatccAAACCTTCCTGAAAATTTTCACCCAATTAGTCTATTTTCTATAGTAGGCaaactttatgcaaaacatctcaaATGGCAGCTTAGTGTATGGATGCTTTCCTCAGgtagaaataacccccaaatgcAATATGTGTACCTTTTTTAACAGAGGTAAATAGCGGCTGCAGTCCCCGGCACACTGCTTTGGGAACACGACCCTTTGAAACCACTGGAGTTTACTCCCTTCCATCATCAGTAAGGAAAAGTAACAGCATTCACTGCTGTTGTGTAAATCACTTGTatcattatgatttttttttaatacaagacAGAAATTTGAAAACAAATGTACATTCCAGTCAATGCAGATTTGCATTCAAATTATGCTGGGTGTGTATATGTACAAAAAACAATATTTGGAGCTACAAATCTTCACTTGCCCCTCCAAAGGCAGTGggagttccctttgagaaaacaTGCTCAGGAAGGATTCCATTAAATGCATAATTTGTGAACTGAACCATTGAACTGAATCTGATGGAGCcttggggaagcacagaatggGTCATTTCAAGATAAAATGGCCTTTCAGTTTCAGAAAATCTTGGCCATGAACCTCTACTTAATTTATAGTATTATGGTGGGATGGCTAAGCACTCCAGTGAATTCATGCCTGATGATATTTGCATTTTGCATGCACTGGAAGTATTCATTACTAACTTGGAAAAGGCTGGCGGCTTCCAAGACTTTCTGCACATTTTCCTTTGTGATCAGCACTTTGCTTGTGTAAGTGTAATCCAAGAGAATCTGCATTGTCTCTGCATCGACTCCTTTAATTACTATCTTCTCCTCGTGCTTTTCTTTTAGATCATTGCAAAACATTGCCCTGGTGGGGGAGAGTAAAACAAAGAAAGACCAGTCATTTttaaacctgcttaggattgctttctaactgaaatatttttttaattgagtgACAGAACTTTTAATATATACACACATTTTAGTGATGAACCTGTGAAAAATTCATTGAAGAAAAATGATGTTctgaaatttaaagtgccccattCAAAATTTAAAATTCTGGTGTGTCATACTACTTCCTATGGGTAGATGTATATATCATGTTTCATCAGCTTAATCTGTATAGAAGATGATACAAATTTAGGTGCATAATCATAGGCAGATAAATATAAAatgcttatttacttatttattgaatgtatagcccaccactcccatagaAGCTGGCTCCTAGTGAGTAAGacataaaatccccacaataaaacttcCCATAAAACAAAACAGTTCCCATAAAACAAAACCCTGACGGAGAAAGAATTACCCCCACCCACTCAATGGACTCCCAATAACCTCGTGCCTCAGGAGAACAGATCAAAAGGGGTGGGCAGTCATTCGTGCCCCTTTGGGGGGCAGATCTtaactgtcttgcaggccctgcagaactaagaaagctccaacaaggccctcagctctcccaggagctcattccaacaggccggggccaggcgtacttcctacggaccaggaatcaccaacaagtttgcACCCACAAAGCAAAGAGCTCTGTGGAGGGCATAAAGAAATAGGTGGGTCCCCACAGGTATGTGAGGCCCAGaacacaaatggccttaaaagtcattaCCAGAACCTTGAGCTTAATCTGAGTCGCAATCGgtaacccatgcagctgccaaaTGACAGTTGAAGATTTACACAGCACATTGTCTACAacatttaaacagtttaaattttttaaaagtcatccaGCTTCTACACATGAAACCAAATTAAAAGGTTCACCATTAATATTCCCATAACCTTGAAAAGAACTGAAGTTTAGCTATAAGCTTCTTATAACCCCCATCAATGGGTCTAGGGTAACATATAAGTAGACAGAAATCCATGTGAAAAAAATTGCATTCCCATATGACTTACCTAATTATCACTTTGCCCTTGAAATTCCAGCTGAaatagtaatttttaaaaacaccttaCCTAAAATAATTGCTTGCTGCTGCAAGGACCACACGGTGGCATGAGAATTTCATTTTGCCCACACACAGGGTAACATCTGTAAGTGAGTTTTCCAGCCGGAGGTTCTCCAACCCACTTTGCAACAACATGGATAAGCCTGTGTCATCAAATTTAACCCTCTCATTGTTGGAGAATTCCACAAGCTCCCCCATGTTCCTGGAACATTCATCTTCCAAAGCCGCAGGGGACTCGTCCTTCTCCACATTCTTCTTCACCATGTCACCCATGGTTTGATCAGCAGCACATCATGCCGTAAACACTTCAATCTAAGATGGTTCCTGAGCTTTAGACAGGTCCTTCTACAGAAGTAAGAAGGATTTCCTGTTTTGGCCTCTCCACTTATCTACATCGGTCACACACACATAACAGGAAACCTTGCACTTTCTCATCCTGTTATCATAAACGGTTGGGTTGTAGCTTTCTTTCAAATTAACTACACTTCAAGCAGTTTCAGTGTGTCTAGAGAAGATGACAATGAATAAGGCAACTATAAATAATACCACAGTTCTCTGAAACTGCTCTAAAATTGTTTCCCCAATGCAACATCAGAGATTTATCCACCTGacgtggatagcccaggcaagcccatctgatatcagaagctaagcagggttggccctggctagcacttggaagggcaacccaAGGTATACCAGGGTCGTGACGCAGGGAGcacgcaatggcaaaccacctccctgcctggcagcagggcaatcttaggatctcctggctatattgcaCACCTGCCCTATGATAAATAACTAAGTAGAAGTTTATCCAAATATATTAGATCAGAACCTCAGAAGCTTCATGGGGATATATGAAGCTTTTTTACTATAAGCACTGAGAACATTTTCTAAGGAACGTATGGAGTGAAAATAAACAACTATTGTGTTAATTGATGCATTGCAATATCATAACTGGTAATTGCCTTAGTTCTACTTTAAAGTGTTAGTGAATATTAACAATGTAATTTTTCAAATGTTGGTAGTAACAAATAATTGACACTATATCTGAATTTTCAAGGTATACAGACAATTTTAATAGTTAATGTAAGGGGGTGTGATTTACACCTGATCTCATTGAAGTCTTGCTATGTTGCAAATTTTGGACTGCACTTTCAAATATGtccaaaaatttatttatttatttatttatttatttatttatttatttatttatttatttatttatttagatttctataccgtccatttctttgcagctctgggcgatttacacagaacattataacttacatgaaacattatgcagactataacatcaaaacaaatttcaaaaaacatcaaaagattacaaatccacaattataatataataacaattaacagtaactttggaagagtcatgggcaggcgtccggggggaccagcaggtgctctgagtcggtcagcctcaagcaaatgcctggtggaagagctccctcttgcaggccctgcagaactgtggaagttcggtcagggctctgatctcctcagggagctcgttccaccaggtgggggccaggaccgagaaggctctggcccttgttgaggtccgacgtgcttctcatATCCAAAATCCCACAACTCCATTTTGTAGAGGTTAAGGTTgagattatggggggggggttgcatgcaCGCATATACACACGTGTATAGACAgctacacatacacatatatactaTAATCCTTCGTTAACAGTTAACAACTGTAGACATAGAGTTTCTGAAGTCCGAAACAACAAACCTCCTAAGAGCAAAGTATGAACCAGTGACAGGAAATGCAACATCTGTACACTTGTTTAttaatttagatatttatattctactttttcccctcagtggggacccaaagctccTTACATTATTATCCTGTTTTCCACTTCACTCTTACAACAGAGGGTCGGggagtgactgggccaaggtcactcagcaagccttGATGGCaaagtaggaatttgaacctgacCCTTCCAAATTCCATCTTTTCCAGGGACCATCACACAAATTTGCTGACATTTGAAAACCCTACATAAGATGGAGGGTTAATAATGGATCACTGAGCAGATGAATGTTGACTAGATGATTTGTTCTAAGCACAAAGTAAAGGGGTCATTGAAGTAATTACTGGGTATGTTGTGAGATGTATTCCTATCCATATTCCAAACCTGATGATACTTGTCTTATGGAATCATCCCTGAGTTAGTGCCTTGAGGACATATAGATGCAAAATAAATATAATCTTAATTTTAAAGTTTCAGGGGGGAACTGGTTTACTTTGTTGGTTGATTTTCATTTCTTGGATTTTTACCTGCTCTATTAGGAATAACTTCAGAGTACAAGAATAATGAATTTCTGGTATCACTCATTATAAAATGTTATATTTGAATTTCAAACATGGTTTTACACATTTCTGTTGTACTATTTTATTCAACTCCTGTTGTATTTTTAACTTCCATTTTGCCATTGCTCTAACAGTAGGGGGGAAATATGAATGAAACTGAAACAATGGAAGAAGAtgagagttctgttttgcacaaCTGCTGACTTTTTTGACCCCTCCTAGATGGGGAAGCCTTTGCATGGCCACAAACTGAAGCTTTCCAGTCATGATGGAACAGCGtgtgattctgaaacattcttcagaatacAGCATTCcaaacagttctctttcccaagttcgggggggggggaacctattcTTGCCCACAGACAACCTCCCAATCGTAAACAATCTTAAACCTCCCAGTCTTAAACACCCAGAACAATGCAACGTCTAACTTGAACATAGATACTGGTACCATaacttgcaataaacccagatgccaactttgctgccacacatACTCCAATAACActatcactggacctaacaacatcacctactacaccatcaaaggcttattcacttgctgaTCTACTaatattgtatatgccattaaatgccaaaaaTGCCTCAATGTTCTCTACACAGGACAAACAGGTCAAATTCCCCATCAAAGAATatatctgacattaaaaaaaaaacaagactgaGAAACTAGTAGAGGAacatttcaaccttccaggacattcaaaaaAGGACCTCAGTGGCATTCTATTGCAAAGAAAagtcaagaacagactagaaagggagattgcagaaatacaagttattacaacattcaaaacaatggaatccccaggactcaagaAGGATAttagtttcttatctcactatgtatgTTTACTTCATTcagctcttatatccacattccctacaatcccttctttttattttgtttgggatGAGACTATTATGTGATGTAACTATTTAGAACCTAACTGTTCTCAGGACAGAATAACAAACTCAGCACTTCTTATCACTTGTGGGGTTGCTTCCATGCTTCGGTAGAGATGTATGGGGCTAACAACAAgttgcttttaattacttcttttcacaacttggaaagtatctgccattaatcactaaccttacaCTTTTATTGCTGCAAtcttttgtgaatgacaattgaatccaaaggactgatttgcatTTCTAACAAACAATTATCATATTTGAGCGTTATGATCACATttgctaatttgctactaatttacttccaCCTTATTTCTGTACcgttatgatccctgttccattgtctgaggaagtgtgcatgcacacgaaagctcacgccttgaataaatcttcgttggtcttaaaggtgccattggactcaaattcagAAGTGAATGGATCTGACAGGATTACATTGTTCCTGGATACATACAAGattctctctgccctcttgtcCAGACAGACGTCCTGTAGTACGTCTAAAACACCATATGCTTTTCTGATCCTGTGGCAAGACTAGCACGAATCTGACACGCTGCGTTGCATGAGCCCCGTGAACTACATCTCCCAAGACGTTTTGCAGCCGGCCCCCCTCTGATTGGCTAGTCTAGGCGTGACATCATGTGTTTTGGCTCTGGAAGGTCACATGTTTTGGggtcttctttgttttgttttgagctCGAACTTGAAggagacaaaaagagagagagagggatcgGGAGCGGACCGGAGACACCGGCCTTTTCCCATCTGCAAGGAAGAGCGACTCGCAGGTAATCGTTCGCTTAAACACAGTGCTGGACCTCAGGAAGCCAAAAGCGTAATTAGGCACGGGTGACAGACTTGGGGCTTTTCCCCATTTTAAATGGGCACGAAGGAATAATGCCTTTAATCGTCACATGTTTAAATTAAACTTTTGTACTCGCGATGGGGCCTTGTAAAGTCAAAGTCACAAGAGGGAAAGGGTACCCTTTTCTaacatttctccccaccccccgcgcGACTTCATCTTCCAGGAAGCCGCTTTTGTCACTGAAGTTCCCAAAGGATCTGAACTCGGCTGACTTTCTTCTGCCTTCGTGGAATCTGTAACAAATGGCCCGGGATCGTGTAGTAGCTAACGATCCTTCCGTAGCACACAGGGTCGAATTAATGATACATATACTTCAAGGCGCAATTTCCTCCTTGGCAGTGTTACAACAAAACACCGTTAGCGCTGCCGAGAGCCTTGGTCGGGCGTGTAGAAAGGGGAGTGAATCTGGAGGCGGTAAACAGAGTGCGCGGCCGGGGAAGAAGGGGCCACGTTTCTGCATCGGCACTTTAAGGACATGTAAATACCGAATTTGCTCCACTGCAAGGGACGTGCTCGGTCTACGTGACGTTGTTGGCCTGCCTGTGAGCTCGAGGGAACTCCGCCCGTCCAAGCCCATCAGGTTTaaaacagcccccacccccaccccggcaaGCATATCCTCCATATGCTTGCCGGGCAATTGTGCTTGGGCCGGCGCTGGAAGCTGACTGGAGACGGCTAGCAGACTTGGTCCGATCCTGCAGACATTAGGAGCGGCTCCTATAGGCGCCCTTTAAACAAAGCAGCttttcagggtttgttttttttttgttttgtaactAGCATTGGTGACGTGTTAGGAGAACTCGGCGGACAGCCGGCACGCAGCTCGCCTTCCCAGCTGCATCTGCCTAATTTGGGGAGACATTTCGGGCGCTTAACTTCTCATTCGCAAATGAGTGCATAAATAGGCTGCCAGTTCTTCTGGTCTAGACCACTTTCGGAAGGGGGGAGGCGTGTCGCCCAAGAAGTCCTTAAACCCCATAAgcctttgtgggggagggggagaatggaaATGAACCTTCCAAAGCTGAGAACAGGGCGAGCCACAGTGAGGTGCGAGGCGgagaaaggaaagcaggaagcaattattctttcttcccacccccctttttggCAATTAATTGTttgccctcttctccctccccctggagCAGGAAAGGAGGGTGGGAAAGCGACTGGGCTGAGGAGGGCTGGCTCGTAGGCCAAAccgggccgggggcggggggagtcgaGCTGGAGAAACCGTGCGCTCTGATTGGGCATGCAGCGCGAGGGGGCGGGGCTGGCTGCCAGTGCTGTCCGGGGTGAAGGTGAACTGGAGGGTGTGCTCGTGAGCCGGGCGCCAGGCCGTTGCTCGAGGTCGAGCTCGGGGCAGTTGTGTAAAGGGCTCGCGGCGCTGCGATTGGAGGCGGCGCGGGCCAGCGAAGCGATCGTTCGGCCGCTGCCAGCGCATGAGTTGACGGGCCGCCGGTTTCTTGGAATTCAGTTTCCGGGCGGGGTGGCGACCATAAGTGCGTCAGAATCGCGTGGCAAAAATTAAAAGGGGCGCATAGGGCACGAGAAGCGTTTCGGGCCACAGCCCGGTTCGTGCAATGGATGCACGGTCAACAAATGtaaatgcatggggggggggtgaaaagggTGGCTTAAAGGCCACAAGATGTAAATTGGGCCGGATGTAACTTCTaagcaagtccccccccccccaaaaaaaaacctcagaaaaACAACTGAGGGACTTTGTTCCTGCGAGCTTTCTTGAACAAACAGGCGGCAGGTTTTTCTTCCTCAACAGTAAGGAATAGTGAACCTCGGGGGAGGAGGGGCCAGTGTCCACAAGCTTTATAGCCGAAATCTATCTTTAACTGAGCCACATCAAAGTCTTCCCAAGAGTAGGCTGTGCGTGACCTCCAAGTGATCTCCAAACAGAAGAAAATTCCCCCAGGCACAACTTGTTATTTGTTATGCTGGG is a genomic window of Paroedura picta isolate Pp20150507F chromosome 8, Ppicta_v3.0, whole genome shotgun sequence containing:
- the KLHL6 gene encoding kelch-like protein 6 isoform X2, with protein sequence MAMFCNDLKEKHEEKIVIKGVDAETMQILLDYTYTSKVLITKENVQKVLEAASLFQFLRMVEACSNFLNDALHPENCVGILRLADAHSLDNLKQQVKKYIIQNFPQVLNCDEFLELPLDVLYHVLKSDDLCVTEEAEVFETVINWVRYKLLERLPFLPHILESVRLPLLDPWYFVETVEADPLIRQCPDVFPLLQEARMYHLSGNEIISERTKPRMHEFQSEVFMIIGGCTKDEKFVAEVTCLDPLRRSRLEVAKLPNMEQETETETKRWVEFACITLRNEVYISGGKETQHEVWKYNSSINKWIQIEYLNVGRWRHKMAVLNGKVLVIGGFDGIQRINSVETYDSFHNCWSEAEPLMINVSSFGAASYKKKLYVIGGGPNGKLATDKTQCYDPTTNNWALKSPMPVEAKCINATSFHDHIYVVGGAMRALYSYSPLTDTWCLVTQLNHERASCGIAPCNNKLFITGGRDEKNEVIATVLCWDAGTQKLTEECVLPRGVSHHGSVTLRKSYTYIRKMVPGAVSV
- the KLHL6 gene encoding kelch-like protein 6 isoform X1; amino-acid sequence: MGDMVKKNVEKDESPAALEDECSRNMGELVEFSNNERVKFDDTGLSMLLQSGLENLRLENSLTDVTLCVGKMKFSCHRVVLAAASNYFRAMFCNDLKEKHEEKIVIKGVDAETMQILLDYTYTSKVLITKENVQKVLEAASLFQFLRMVEACSNFLNDALHPENCVGILRLADAHSLDNLKQQVKKYIIQNFPQVLNCDEFLELPLDVLYHVLKSDDLCVTEEAEVFETVINWVRYKLLERLPFLPHILESVRLPLLDPWYFVETVEADPLIRQCPDVFPLLQEARMYHLSGNEIISERTKPRMHEFQSEVFMIIGGCTKDEKFVAEVTCLDPLRRSRLEVAKLPNMEQETETETKRWVEFACITLRNEVYISGGKETQHEVWKYNSSINKWIQIEYLNVGRWRHKMAVLNGKVLVIGGFDGIQRINSVETYDSFHNCWSEAEPLMINVSSFGAASYKKKLYVIGGGPNGKLATDKTQCYDPTTNNWALKSPMPVEAKCINATSFHDHIYVVGGAMRALYSYSPLTDTWCLVTQLNHERASCGIAPCNNKLFITGGRDEKNEVIATVLCWDAGTQKLTEECVLPRGVSHHGSVTLRKSYTYIRKMVPGAVSV